One genomic region from Pan troglodytes isolate AG18354 chromosome 14, NHGRI_mPanTro3-v2.0_pri, whole genome shotgun sequence encodes:
- the SERTM1 gene encoding serine-rich and transmembrane domain-containing protein 1, giving the protein MSEPDTSSGFSGSVENGTFLELFPTSLSTSVDPSSGHLSNVYIYVSIFLSLLAFLLLLLIIALQRLKNIISSSSSYPEYPSDAGSSFTNLEVCSISSQRSTFSNLSS; this is encoded by the coding sequence ATGTCTGAACCTGACACTTCCTCAGGATTTTCGGGAAGTGTGGAGAATGGAACTTTTCTTGAGCTGTTTCCCACATCCCTGTCCACGTCAGTGGACCCATCCTCAGGCCACCTGTCAAACGTCTACATCTATGTGTCCATATTCCTCAGCCTTTTAGCGTTTCTGCTTCTGCTTTTAATCATTGCCCTCCAGAGGCTCAAAAATATCATCTCCTCCAGTTCCTCCTACCCAGAGTATCCAAGCGACGCTGGAAGTTCTTTCACCAATTTGGAAGTCTGCAGCATTTCCTCTCAGAGGTCCACTTTTTCAAACCTTTCATCCTGA